The window TCACGGGGTACGTCGTGAACTACCGCAACCGCCTGTTAGGCATCTCGCTCTGCCCCCAGACGGTGAGCTGCGCGACGGGGTTCGCCAACGTCGGCTCGGTGCACACGCGCGGCGTCGAAGGACTCTTCAACTACGCGCTCCCGGCGGGGCTGCGCCTCTACGCCGGCGCGTCGTACAACGCGTCGACCTACGCCAAGGACTACCTCGCCAAGGAGAACGACCCGACGTCGCGGGTCGCGACCGGCGGCAAGAACGTCATCGACGCCCCGCGCTTCCTCGGCAGCACCTCGCTCGGCTACACGCGCGACCGCCTCGTCGCCTCCGTCACCGGGCGCTACGTGGACAAGCGCTTCTTCACCTACACCAACGACCTCGTCACCTTCGACGGCCGCACGGTCCCGGGCGGCGGCTACGCGCCCGCCTACGGCGTCGCCGACTTCAACGCCCGGTACCGCTTCGGCCCCTTCCGCGGCGTGCGCGCGCTCGACGTGCAGGCGAACGCGCTCAACCTGTTCAACCGGCGCTACGTCAGCACGGTCGGGACGAACGGCTTCACGACGGCGAGCGACTACGCGACGCTCCTCACCGGCGCGCCGCGGCAGCTGTTCGTGACCGTCGGGAGCACGTTCTGACGGCGTGGGCGCGCGGGGCCGGCCCGCGGCCGCGACGGCGCAGGACCTCACGCGTTCGGCCGCGGGCCGCCGTCACGCGGGTCTCCCGCGAGCGCGTACGTTGCGACCGGGCGCGCGTACGCCGCCGCGTGATACCAGTTGCCGACGACCAGCTCCAGGGCGGCGACCGCCGCCGTGCCGAACGGGCGCGCCCGGGCCGCGGCGAGCGCGCCGACGAACCGCGCCGGGTCGTCGAGCGCGGCGGGAAAGCGTACGAGCGTGACGTGCGCCGTCTCGAGCCGGTACCGGCGGTCGAGCGCGTCGCCGAGCCCGCGCGCGGCGAGCGCGTCGCGGAAACGGGCGCGCACCTGCTCCAGCGCGCCGTCGCGCGGGTAGCCCTGCGCCAGCACCGCCGCTGGCGAGAGCGTGACGCCGACCAGGTCGACCGCGAACGGCGCGACACCCTCGACGGCCTCGGCCGCCGCGGCGCGGTACGCGTCGAGGTGCGCGAGGTAGGGCGCGCAATCCGCGGTGGCCGTAAAGGGCGCCAGCACCGTCAGGTGCAGGTCCGCGCGCGGCTGGTAGTACGCCGCGGGCTCGAGGACTCGCAATTCGTCGCAGAACGCACCGAGCGCGTCGGCCACGGTCGGGGCGCCGCCCGCGGGCGCGCGCCGGTCGAGTCGCGCCAGCAGCGTCACGCCCCGGCGCCTATCCTCGCCCTGGCGCGCGGCCCACGGGTCGAGCGCGGCCCGCCCGGCACGCACCTCGGGCGCCGCCGCGTCCCACAAGGCGTCGTAGCGCGCCAGCAGGCGGGCCCGGTGCGCCAGGGCGGCGGCGGTGGTGGTCGCGAGCACGCGGTGAACTTACCCGATCAGCACCGTGTCCCCCACCAGACGACCATTCAGGCCGACCGGGACGCGAAGCCGAACGAGCCGGTCATTCGTAGTAGGCCGGCCGGTCGATGTCCGTGATGAGGTCCACCTCCCTCGGCTCCCAGCCGAGCACTGCCCGGGTCCACTCGCTCGAGGCGGAACAGGCGCGCGGCGTCCAGCCGGTGCACGGCCGGCCAGCGGTTCTCTCCGTCGCCGACGTAGGCGGAGACGCCCTTCTCGCCTGATTGGCCGGCGGCTCGACTTGCTGTCGACGCCGGCGGGGGCGCGGTAAGGGGGGTGACCCGGACGTCTCGCGCGTCTCGTCTCGTCAGATCGACGCGCCGCCCGACACTTCGATGCGTTGGGCGTTGACCCAGCGGTTGTCCTCGGACAGCAGCGACGCGATCATCGGGCCGACGTCGTCGGGCACGCCGGCGCGGCCGAGCGCGGTCATGTCGGCGACGCGCCGGTTCATCTCGGGGTTGTCCCGCACGACGCCGCCGCTGAAGTCGGTCGCGATGCCCGCCCGGCGCGACGACGTTGACGGCGATCCGGCGCGGCCCCAGTTCCTTGGCCGTGTACTTCGTCAGCACCTCGACGGCCCCCTTCGGCGACCCGTACGCGGCGCCGCCGGGCAGGATGATGCGGGTGCGGCCGGTCGACACGTTGACGATCCGGCCGCCGTCGTTGATGAGCGGCAGCAGTCGCTGCGTGAGGAAGAACACGCCCTTGAAGTGGACGGCGGAGAGCGCGTCCAGCTCCGCCTCCGTGGTCGTCGCGAAGCTGGTGTTGCTGTGCTCGTTGCCGGCGTTGTTCACGAGGTAGTCGAACCGCTCGGCCTCCAGCTTGCCTAACGCGCCGCGCACGCGCCCCGCGAAGTCGCCGAAGGCGCCGACGTCCCCGGCGTCGAGCTGGAGGGCGACGGCCTGCCGCCCCGGCGCGACGTCGTGCGGCTGCGGGCGGTCCCCGCGAACCAAGCGTGATCACTCCGCCAGCGGACGCGACACACCACGCGGCGTGCGCTCGCGCCCGAGCGACGCGCGGGCTCGCGCGTCGAGGAGCTCGGCGTTGGCCCACACGCGGCGACCGTGGGCGCGTCGTCGGCGCTCCGGACCATGGCGCGCCCGCGGGCGCCCGCGGCGACGAGGATCATGGTCGTACCCTCCTGAAGGTGAGCACTCCGGTGAATGCGGGGGACGTCCGGCCGCCCCGCTCGACGTTTGTACCTGTCGTCGATAGACGACGGACGCGCGACCGTTAGGCAGACCCGGGCCGCGGCGCCGACCCTGCCGTTCGTAATACGCGCGCCGTGCCGAAGTTCATAGCGCCCCGCCCCCCTTCGGAGAGAGGCGGCGCCCGCGTGGCCCCGGTACGCTGCGGGGCGTCCGCGTCCGCGTCGTACGCCGGGGGCGGGCCCAGGAACCGGGAGCGACATGGACGACACGTCACACGCGTCGAAGGGCGAAGCGAGCACGTGGGAGCCAGCGCCCCGAAGCGCCCGGGGCGCCCGCCTCGCCCGCGAGTACCTCCACGCCCACGTCCGGCGGCCCATCGCGCTTGCGGATCTCGCGGGCGTCGCGGGGGTGAACAAGTTCGCCCTCGTGCGCGCGTTCGCGCGCGAACTCGGGGTGCCGCCGCACGCGTACCACCTCCGCCTGGCGCACGCGCGGCGGCTGATCGACGACGGGGCGCCGCTGTCGCACGTGGCGTTCGACGCGGGCTTCGCCGACCAGAGCCACCTCACGCGCCGCTTCAAGGCGCACTTCGGCGTGACGCCGGGCGAGTACGCCCGCGGCCGCGGGGACGCGCTGGCGGGCTGGCGCGCGCCGCGCGCCGCGCGCCAGCTTCGACCGGACGATGCGCCACCACCCTGCTTCCTCCGCTGCCGGCCGGCCCCGCCGTCGCGGACCCGCGCCGCCCGCGGCCGCGCGCGCCCACGCGGCGCTGCTGGCGGACGTGCGCGCGCGGCTGGGGAACGTCGCCGCGCGACGCCGGCGGGCGTCGACCATCCACACCGAGAGGCTCTCATGAGCACGCTCCAGTCCGAGTCCAAGCCCGGCACTCCGCCCGCCGCGCCAGCGGACGCGCCGCCTAATGGAACCGCGATGTTCCCGGGCTTCACGCGGCAGACGATCAAAACGACGGGCGCCGAGATCAACACGCTCGTCGGCGGCCGCGGGCCGCCACTGCTCCTGCTGCACGGCCACCCCGAGACGCACGTCGCCTGGTGGAAGGTCGCGCCCGACCTCGCCAAGACGTACACCGTCGTCGCGACCGATCTGCGCGGGTACGGCGACTCGAGCAAGCCCGCGGGCGGCCCGGACCACATCGATTACTCCAAGTGGGCGATGGGACTCGATCAGGTCGAGGTGATGCGCGCGCTCGGCCACACGCAGTTCCAGGCCGTCGGCCACGACCGCGGCGGGCGGGTACTGCACCGCATGCTGCTCGACCACCCCGACGCGGTGACGCGCGGGGTGGTGCTCGACATCGCGCCGACGGACCTGATGTACGCGGCGACGAACGAGGAGTTCGCCACCAAGTACTTCTGGTGGTTCTTCCACATCCAGGCCGCGCCGCTGCCCGAGCAGATGATCGGCGCCGAGACCGAGGTCTACCTGCGCGCGCACCTCGACGCGCAGAGCAAGACGCCGGGCGCGGTGACGCCCGAGGCGTTCGCCGAGTACCTGCGCTGCTACCGGCTGCCGGGGTGCGTGCACGCGGTGTGCGAGGACTACCGCGCCTCGGTCACGATCGACCGCCAGCACACGCACGAGGACCAGGCGCGCGGGCGCCGGGTGACGCAGCCGCTCGTGGCGCTGTGGGGCGGGGAGGGGACGGTCGGGAAGCTCTTCGACGTGCTCGCGCTGTGGCGGAAGGAGGCGGACGACGTCGAGGGGCACGCGCTGCTGTGCGGGCACCTCATCCCCGAGGAGGACCCGGCCGGGCTCCTGGACGCGCTGCATGACGCCCTCCAGCCCGCGTAGGCCCTGGGACGGCGGCCGCGAGGCGGGCTGCGACGTCCTGCTGACCGCCGCCGCAGTGCTGCACGCGAACGGCGAGGAAACGAGCGGGACGCTGGAGGCGGCCGAGTTGCTGAACGAGCGCCTGGGGCTCGGGGCGACGCTGGTGCCGGGGTGGAGCGACCTGCTGCTGCACGTCGGCGGCGACCGGGTGCGCATGGTGCCGGCGGTCGCCTCGAACAACAACATGAACCGGGTCGTGGGAGCGCTGCACGCGGTCGACGCGATCGCCGGGGGGCGCCTCGACGCCGCCGGGGCGACGGCGGCGCTCGCGGCCGCCGCGCGCGCGCCGCAGTCGCCGCTCGGGCGCTACGTCTTCGCGTGCGCGGTGGGCGCCGGGGCGCTGTCGATCATCAACGGCGCGTCGCACCCTGCGGTACTCGGCATCGTGGTGCTCTGCGCGGGGGTCGGCGGGCTGCTGCGCCGCGGGATGGCGCACTGGTTCGACGCCAACTCGTTCCTGCAGATCCTGGCGGCGTCGCTGCTCGCGGGGTTCGTGGGCGCGTTCGGGGTCCGGTGGGAGGCTGCGCGGCAGATCAACGCCGCGACGCGTCTCATCGCGTTAGGCCCGCTGCTGGTCCTCGTGCCGGGGCCGGCGTTCCTCGCCGGCGCGCTCGACGTCGCCGCCTTCCGGCTGACGCTCGGCTTCGCGCGGCTCCTCTTCGGCACCCTCACGGTCCTCGCCATCTGCACCGGCGTGCTCGTCGGCCTGGCGCTCGGCGGCGCGGACCTCCCCGCGACGGCGCAGGCCCGGCCGCTGCCGGTCTGGCTCGACGTCGTCTGCGCCGGCGTGGCCGCCGGGTCGTACGGCGTGTTCTTCGCGATGCCGCCCCGGCTCATCGTCTACCCCGTGCTGATGGGGATGGCCGCGCACGCGGTCCGCTGGTGCGCGATCTCGGGCCTGGGCTGGAGCAACGCCACGGGCGCGGGCCTGGCCTGCCTAACGGTCGGCGTCGTCATGGTGCCGGTCGCCCGGCGGTACCGGTTGCCGTTCGCGGGGGTCGGGTTCGCGTCGGTGGTCTCGATGGTCCCGGGCACGTACCTGTTCCGGATGGGCGGCGGCCTCATGCAGATCCAGCACGACGCCGCGGCCACCTCGGCCGCACTCGTCGGCGGCGTGCTCTCCGACGGCACCACGGCGCTCATGACGGTGACGACGATGGCACTCGGACTCGTGCTGCCGATGAGCGCGTACAAGCACGTCCGCCGCACGAGGGCCGGCGGCGTATGACCGCGCACGCACCCGCCTCGCCCGCGGGGTGGCCCCATCTGCCGGCGGAAGTCGCCTTCGTCACCGGCATGCTGGACCTCATCGGCTGGTTCCTGCTCACCGGCTTCTTCTCGGCCAACACCACCGGCGACGCGGTCGAGTCGGCGTCGTACGTGGTGCCGGGCCAGCACCCGCACGTGCTACAGTTGCTCGCCGTCCCACTCTTTGTGGTGGCCGTCGTCCTGGTCTACCTGCTGTCGCGTCGGTTCGGGAGTGCGAGCGCCGCGACGGTTCGCGCCATGCGCGCGATCCAGTTCGTGCTGCTGGCGTGCCTGTGCCTCGTCAGCGGTACGATGCGGCCGAGCGCGTCGCCCGGCGGGCTCGAGCACGTGCTGGTCGGGGTGCTCGCCGTCGTCACGGTCGCCGTGTCCGACACCGCGATGCACATGCTCGACGCGACGGCCCCCACCACGTGGGCGATCACCGCGAACGTCGTCACGGGGATGATCGCGCTGCTGAACGTCGCGACCAAGTACGGCTCGCCCGCCGAGTGGGCGGAGGACCTCGCGGCCCGCCGCGACGCCACGCGACGGAAAGTCGCGCCGGCCCACGGGATGCCGAACGCCCGGCGGTGCGGCGACCAGGGCGGCGGCCGCATTCGCGAGCAATGAGGGCAGGCACACGGGGACGCGCTACGCCGGGTTCGGCGCGGAGGCGTCCGGCGCGGGCTGCTGCGGGGGCCGGTACGGCCCGCCGACCTCGCCCTATCCCCAACGCGGCATCGGCTGGCCGACGACCGGCGCCGCCCCGGCTTGCGAGTTAAGCACCGCCAGCCGCGAGCCCCACTCCAGGTACGCGACGAACGCCGAGCGGAACTCGGGGTCATCGGGGAGCCCGATCTCGTCGGCGCTCTCGACGAGCAGCTGCACCCAGCGTGTGCGCTGCGCCGGCGTCAGGTGGCGGCCGAGGTGGTGACGCAGCATGACTACGCGCTGACGCCGTTCGACCGCACGCTGCGCCCCGCGCTCAACGCCCTCGCCCGGTGGGCCAAGGCGCACCACGCCGCGGTCGGCGCGACACTCGCGCGGTAGCCGGTTCAGCTCCACGTGCGGAGCGCCCGCGCCACCGCCGCCTGGCGTCGCCGGCTCACGGGGACGACCGTGCCGCCCGCGAGCACGAGCTCACGGCGTCGCGCCGCCGTGCCCAGCCGCGCTTCGACGATCGCCGAGCGGCGCACGAGGTAGGAGCGATGGACGCGGAGGAAGTGCGCGGGCGCGAGGGCGTGCTCCAACTCGTCCAGGGCGCGGCGCACGAGGTGCCGCCGGCCAGCGACGTGCACCGCCGTGTACACGCCGTCCGCCTCGAGCAGGGTCACCGCGGCGAGGGGGACGATCACCTCACGCGGGCCGACCCGCGCCACGAGGGACGTGGGCGGCGACGCGGCCGGCGCGGCGGCCGGGGGCTCCGGGCGCGCGGGCGCGGGGGCCCGCGGGCGCGTCGAGCGCTCGGCGAGCGCCGCCGCCGCGGCGAGGCGCCCGTGCACGCGCGCCATGGCGCGCTCCAGGCGCGCGGGCGCCACGGGCTTGGTGAGGTAGTCCACGGCGCAGGCGTCGAACGCCGGCAGGGCGTATTCGTCGTATGCGGTGACGAATACCACGAGCGGCGGCCCGCCCCCCGCGCCGCCGTTGGCCTCGGCCACCGTCCGCGCCAGCTCGAGCCCCGATCGGCCGGGCATCTCGACGTCCAGAAAGAGCACGTCGGCCCGGCCGACGACCGCGTCGAGGCCGACCGCGGAGGCGCACTCGGCCACCACTTCGACGTCGGGGCGCGCGTCGAGCAGCTGGCGCATCGCCCGGCGCGAGAGCGGCTCGTCGTCCACGACGACGGCGCGGAGCGGCCGGGGCGGGGGCGCCTCCGCCGGCGGCGCGGTCACGGCGTGCACCCGGTGGCCGCACCCCGGGCGGCCGCACCCGGGGAGGCCGCCCGGGCGAGCGGCACGACGAGTTCCGCGGTCGTGCCGCGCCCGCCGATGCCCGCCCCGAGCCGGACGCTCGCGGCGTCGCCGTGCAGCAGCGCGAGTCGCGCCCGCGTGTTGGCCACGCCGATGCCGGCCCCCGGCCCCGGGCCGTCACCGCCCGCGGCGGGCAGCCCCACGCCGTTGTCGCGCACCAGGAGCCGGAGCCGCCCGTCCGCGGCGTGCGCCGAGACCGCGACGACGGCCTCGCCGGGGACGTGCCGCAGCCCGTGGCGCACCGCGTTCTCCACGAACGGCTGCAGGCAGAGCGACGGGACGCGCGCGTCGCGCAGCGCCGCGGGGACGTCCACCCGCACGCGGAGGCGCTCGCCCATGCGCAGCCGCTCGAGGGCGAGGTACTGCTCCACGAACGCGAGCTCCTCCTCGAGCGTGACCTCGTGCCGGACGTCCCCGCGGAGCGACGCGCGCAACAGCTCCGAGAGGCCCAGCAGCGCGTCGGCCGCCCGCGCGTTCTCGCCGTCGCGCACGAGGGCCACGGCGGCGTTGAGCGCGTTGAAGAGGAAGTGCGGCCGGAGTTGCGCGCGGAGAGTGCCGAGTTCCGCCTCGACGAGTCGCGCCGCGAGCGCGTCCGCAGCGGCCGCGTGGGCCGCCGCCCGCGCGTGGTGGACCTGCGAGGTGCGCGCCGCCGCGATGGCCGCGTACACGATCACGCCGGCCGGCGTGAAGCGGAGCAGCATGTGCGTGAACAACGCCCAGACGCCGGTCGCGCCGCCGGGAACCAGCAGGTGGAACACGCCGGCCGTCGCGAGCGCCTGCCCGGCACACGCCGCGAGGCTCGCCGCCCCGTGCACGGCGAGGGTCCGCGCGCGCAGCGGGCGCACGACCGGGAGCCGGTCGGCCAGGGCGAGCACGGGGACCGTGAGCAGCGCCCAGACCTGCCACGTCACCGTGAGCACGACCAGGACGCGCCAGGGCGCCAGCCCGGCCGGCGCGGTGTCCAGCGACGTGATCGCGAACGGAATGCCGAGCACCGCGGGAACGCTCCACGCCGCGAGCAGCGTGGGGAACGACCAGCGGGGGACTGCCGGCGCTGCCGTCTGCGTCACGGGGGTGGGCGGGTGGGCGACCATGGCGATGGGGCGGCTGGCACGAGGAGGCGGACGCGGCGGACGCGGACGCACGAGCTGCGCGTGCACCCGGCGCCTCGACGCAAGGTACGAGGACGCGCGCGCGGTCACGGACCGCTCGCATCACGGACGCCGCCGTTTGCAACACGGGCGGTCGCGGGTGGGCAGGGCGGTCCGTAGCATCCCCGCATGCGCCAGACCGACCTCCGACGCGACCGCCCGCGATGAGCACCGCGGCCCTGGACCGGGACGACCTCGCACTCGCCGCGACGCCCGCGGCCGCGCCCGCGCCGATCGCCCCGCGCGCGGGCGTGGTCCGGCGGCGCGTGGACGCCGTGGACGCACTGCGCGGGCTGGTCATGGTCCTCATGGCCCTCGACCACACGCGCGACTACTTCGGCGACGCGGCCGCCGACCCGACGAACCTGCGCACGGCGGGCGCGGCGCTCTTCCTCACCCGCTGGGTGACGCACTTCTGCGCCCCCGTCTTCTTTCTGCTCACGGGC is drawn from Gemmatimonadetes bacterium T265 and contains these coding sequences:
- the algR gene encoding DNA-binding response regulator — protein: MHAVTAPPAEAPPPRPLRAVVVDDEPLSRRAMRQLLDARPDVEVVAECASAVGLDAVVGRADVLFLDVEMPGRSGLELARTVAEANGGAGGGPPLVVFVTAYDEYALPAFDACAVDYLTKPVAPARLERAMARVHGRLAAAAALAERSTRPRAPAPARPEPPAAAPAASPPTSLVARVGPREVIVPLAAVTLLEADGVYTAVHVAGRRHLVRRALDELEHALAPAHFLRVHRSYLVRRSAIVEARLGTAARRRELVLAGGTVVPVSRRRQAAVARALRTWS